One stretch of Amycolatopsis tolypomycina DNA includes these proteins:
- a CDS encoding NDP-hexose 2,3-dehydratase family protein, whose protein sequence is MPTATSTGLLRHTDASLPARVAESAAAADGVLTHREVLAWLENRRPHHAQRVRRIAFDELAGWGFDPATGDLAHTSGRFFSVAGLRVRSDFGPVREWSQPIIHQPEIGILGIAVREIGGVLHFLMQAKAEPGNPNGVQLAPTVQATRSNYTRVHGGRAVPYLEHFAAADPRHVIADVLQSEQGAWFYRKRNRNMVVAVGPEVEAGDDFRWLTLGQLHRLLHLDNVVNMDARTVLSCLPAVVDPAAGSLHTTAEVLSWITRMRTEHELVTERVPLREIERWHRTDTAIAHESGRFFSVVAVDVQAGCREVASWQQPLLEPHGTGIVALLVKRFDGVLHALINARVEPGYLDVVELAPTVQCVPENYRHLPAGSMPPYVDLVRSRRPERTWFDVELSEEGGRFHDARSRYVILEVDEGFPVRPDGQFQWLTPSQLTVLLQHRHYLNVQARTLVAALRALT, encoded by the coding sequence ATGCCGACAGCCACGTCCACCGGACTGCTGCGCCACACCGACGCCTCGCTGCCCGCCCGCGTCGCCGAGTCCGCCGCGGCGGCCGACGGCGTCCTGACGCACCGGGAAGTGCTGGCGTGGCTGGAGAACCGGCGGCCGCACCACGCCCAGCGGGTCCGGCGGATCGCGTTCGACGAGCTGGCCGGCTGGGGTTTCGACCCGGCCACCGGCGACCTCGCCCACACGAGCGGCCGGTTCTTCTCGGTGGCGGGGCTGCGGGTGCGCAGCGACTTCGGGCCCGTGCGCGAGTGGTCCCAGCCGATCATCCACCAGCCGGAGATCGGCATCCTGGGCATCGCCGTGCGCGAGATCGGCGGCGTGCTGCACTTCCTGATGCAGGCCAAGGCGGAACCGGGCAACCCGAACGGGGTGCAGCTCGCGCCGACGGTCCAGGCCACCCGCAGCAACTACACCCGGGTGCACGGCGGCCGGGCGGTGCCCTACCTCGAGCACTTCGCCGCGGCCGATCCGCGGCACGTCATCGCCGACGTCCTGCAGTCCGAGCAGGGCGCCTGGTTCTACCGCAAGCGCAACCGGAACATGGTCGTGGCGGTCGGCCCCGAGGTCGAAGCGGGCGACGACTTCCGCTGGCTCACCCTGGGGCAGCTGCACCGGCTGCTGCACCTGGACAACGTGGTCAACATGGACGCCCGCACGGTGCTGTCGTGCCTGCCGGCGGTGGTCGACCCCGCCGCCGGGAGCCTGCACACCACGGCCGAGGTGCTCAGCTGGATCACCCGGATGCGCACCGAGCACGAGCTGGTCACCGAACGGGTGCCGCTGCGCGAAATCGAGCGCTGGCACCGCACGGACACCGCGATCGCGCACGAGTCGGGCCGGTTCTTCAGCGTCGTGGCCGTGGACGTGCAGGCCGGCTGCCGCGAAGTGGCCTCGTGGCAGCAGCCGTTGCTCGAGCCGCACGGCACCGGCATCGTCGCGCTGCTGGTCAAGCGCTTCGACGGGGTGCTGCACGCCCTGATCAACGCGCGGGTCGAGCCCGGCTACCTGGACGTCGTCGAGCTGGCGCCCACGGTGCAGTGCGTCCCGGAGAACTACCGGCACCTGCCCGCCGGCAGCATGCCGCCCTACGTCGACCTGGTGCGCAGCCGGCGACCGGAGCGAACCTGGTTCGACGTCGAGCTCTCCGAGGAGGGCGGCCGGTTCCACGACGCCCGCAGCCGGTACGTGATCCTCGAGGTGGACGAGGGGTTCCCGGTCCGCCCGGACGGCCAGTTCCAGTGGCTGACGCCGAGCCAGCTGACCGTGCTGCTGCAGCACCGCCACTACCTCAACGTCCAGGCCCGGACGCTGGTCGCGGCGCTGCGGGCGCTGACGTGA
- a CDS encoding cytochrome P450 family protein, which yields MTDIAGSSPVSEMFTADFRRDPYPTYARLRESGAACPVTAPHGFPAYVVTRYEDARAALADPRLSKDMYGAWEAYVAIFGDSSVHLDDNMINSDGAKHTRLRRLVNLAFTPRRVEALRPRVQAITDELLDRIAPGVPVDLMAAFGFPLPITVICELLGVPEADRADVQRWSATVAHTGFDEESTRAQQEAEGKLHEFLVDLIARKRAERGDDLLGSLVSARDDDRLDERELVSSAWLLLFAGHETTGNLIGNSVFHLLQRPDRLAELRARPELLPQAVEELLRFDGPAENATFRYATEELRIGDQVIPRGALVQIAIAAANRDPARFPDPDTVDFGRNNSGHLGFGHGAHYCLGASLARMEAQIALATLFARFPGIQLAVPPEQVPWLGVEIPAFRGLAELPVLPA from the coding sequence ATGACGGACATCGCGGGCAGCAGCCCCGTTTCGGAGATGTTCACGGCGGACTTCCGGCGCGATCCCTACCCCACCTACGCCCGGTTGCGCGAGTCCGGCGCGGCCTGCCCGGTGACGGCGCCGCACGGGTTCCCGGCCTACGTCGTCACCCGCTACGAGGACGCCCGTGCCGCGCTCGCCGATCCCCGGCTCAGCAAGGACATGTACGGCGCCTGGGAGGCCTACGTCGCCATCTTCGGCGACAGCTCGGTGCACCTCGACGACAACATGATCAACTCCGACGGGGCCAAGCACACGAGGCTGCGCCGGCTGGTCAACCTCGCCTTCACCCCGCGCCGGGTCGAAGCGCTCCGGCCGCGGGTGCAGGCGATCACCGACGAGCTGCTGGACCGCATTGCCCCCGGCGTCCCGGTCGACCTGATGGCCGCGTTCGGCTTCCCCCTGCCGATCACGGTGATCTGCGAGCTGCTCGGGGTGCCGGAAGCGGACCGGGCGGACGTCCAGCGGTGGTCGGCGACGGTGGCGCACACCGGGTTCGACGAGGAGTCCACCCGCGCCCAGCAGGAAGCCGAAGGCAAGCTGCACGAGTTCCTGGTGGACCTGATCGCCCGCAAGCGCGCCGAACGCGGCGACGACCTGCTCGGCTCGCTGGTGAGCGCCCGCGACGACGACCGGCTCGACGAGCGGGAGCTCGTGTCGTCGGCCTGGCTGCTGCTGTTCGCCGGCCACGAGACCACCGGCAACCTCATCGGCAACTCGGTCTTCCACCTGCTGCAACGCCCGGACCGGCTGGCCGAGCTGCGCGCCCGGCCCGAGCTGCTCCCCCAGGCCGTCGAGGAGCTGCTGCGCTTCGACGGACCGGCCGAGAACGCCACCTTCCGGTACGCCACCGAGGAGCTGCGCATCGGCGACCAGGTGATCCCCCGGGGTGCGCTGGTGCAGATCGCGATCGCCGCGGCCAACCGGGACCCGGCCCGCTTCCCCGACCCGGACACCGTCGACTTCGGCCGGAACAACAGCGGCCACCTCGGGTTCGGCCACGGGGCGCACTACTGCCTCGGCGCCTCGCTGGCCCGGATGGAGGCGCAGATCGCGCTGGCGACGCTGTTCGCCCGCTTCCCGGGGATCCAGCTCGCGGTGCCGCCCGAGCAGGTGCCCTGGCTCGGGGTGGAGATCCCCGCCTTCCGCGGGCTCGCCGAACTGCCGGTCCTGCCGGCGTAG
- a CDS encoding cytochrome P450: MTQQDAAPELFSPEFVACPHATYEHMRESEGVSQRFYPGGLNRLWFLTRYDDVRTALIDPDLVKDRSSVTEGSLAAHQLMDPELKPFHRNLSMLDPPDHTRLRRVIAKNMTPRQARSRQEPAERLADELIDKFAADGEAELIEGYASPLADGIIGELVGVHVLPSADWARLRELGRNLTSPSYQHHSADFDRIKYEIRDLVLEVIRLRREQLGDDVISDLVRARDREEMTEQELLAMVVTMVLSGVDSVTAFLGTALHSLLTHPDQLELLRARPELMDNAVNELLRYDSGTQTATFRFAAKDLQYGDTVIPRGAVVCPVLTSAHRDPRHYAEPERLDVTRQGELNIAFGIGTHNCLGQKIGQLVSTVGLAAVVRRLPGLRLAVDPGELRWRPGLLLRSVYELPVRFDAKGALG; encoded by the coding sequence ATGACCCAGCAGGACGCGGCGCCCGAGCTCTTCAGCCCCGAGTTCGTGGCCTGCCCGCACGCCACCTACGAGCACATGCGCGAGAGCGAAGGCGTCTCCCAGCGCTTCTACCCTGGCGGGCTGAACCGGCTCTGGTTCCTCACGCGCTACGACGACGTGCGCACGGCCCTGATCGACCCCGACCTGGTCAAGGACCGCAGCTCGGTCACCGAGGGCTCGCTCGCGGCGCACCAGCTGATGGACCCGGAGCTGAAACCGTTCCACCGCAACCTGTCCATGCTCGACCCGCCCGACCACACCCGGCTGCGCCGCGTGATCGCGAAGAACATGACCCCGCGGCAGGCACGCTCCCGGCAGGAACCCGCGGAGCGGCTCGCCGACGAGCTGATCGACAAGTTCGCCGCCGACGGCGAAGCGGAGCTGATCGAGGGGTACGCCTCGCCGCTGGCCGACGGGATCATCGGCGAGCTGGTCGGCGTGCACGTGCTGCCGTCCGCCGACTGGGCGCGGCTGCGCGAGCTCGGCCGCAACCTGACCAGCCCGAGCTACCAGCACCATTCGGCGGACTTCGACCGCATCAAGTACGAGATCCGCGACCTCGTGCTCGAAGTGATCCGGTTGCGGCGCGAGCAGCTGGGCGACGACGTGATCAGCGACCTCGTCCGGGCGCGCGACCGCGAGGAGATGACCGAGCAGGAGCTGCTGGCCATGGTCGTCACCATGGTCCTGTCCGGAGTGGACTCGGTCACCGCCTTCCTGGGGACCGCGCTGCACTCGCTGCTCACCCACCCCGACCAGCTGGAGCTGCTGCGGGCCCGGCCGGAGCTGATGGACAACGCCGTCAACGAGCTGCTGCGGTACGACAGCGGCACCCAGACGGCGACGTTCCGCTTCGCCGCGAAGGACCTGCAGTACGGCGACACCGTGATCCCCCGGGGCGCCGTGGTGTGCCCGGTGCTCACCTCCGCGCACCGGGATCCCCGGCACTACGCCGAACCCGAGCGGCTCGACGTCACCCGGCAGGGCGAGCTCAACATCGCGTTCGGCATCGGCACGCACAACTGCCTCGGCCAGAAGATCGGGCAGCTGGTGAGCACCGTCGGCCTCGCGGCCGTGGTGCGCCGGCTGCCCGGCCTGCGGCTGGCCGTCGACCCGGGCGAGCTGCGCTGGCGGCCGGGGTTGCTGCTGCGCTCGGTCTACGAGCTGCCGGTCCGGTTCGACGCGAAGGGAGCACTCGGATGA